A region of Phycisphaerales bacterium AB-hyl4 DNA encodes the following proteins:
- a CDS encoding tyrosine-type recombinase/integrase, which produces MKLANRHACEGTVPRITIGQRVYRRADGSRYVSNTWTAQWSYEGKHHYEALQTRRKDAALRKAFSICERIRTGEVKPKKYTLSMAEMQEKYIDLKRGEGRAPKTVQKYEAGLLSLVTWSTTVGRRSATGFTASDFWRYNRWLAENGSSEKTRYDRLILIKQAFKWAHKQKLLAENPLVGVSLSEPAPTEQPCFTPDQVSILLREADPHEAGIYATMAYLGLRIGEVRELRWSDILFDAGEHGVVVIRRGGSAGTTKNRRVRRVPLNPALKPYLATVDRKFERVFTARPSPKHPAGGGPISERRLLLSLKRLCKRCGFDHPDQYKLHTFRHVFASMCARSNVAYKYALTWLGHSDSKILDIYYTMFDDVAGEAMQAIVYPIQPPSKPPSEGQ; this is translated from the coding sequence ATGAAGCTGGCCAATCGGCATGCTTGTGAAGGGACGGTGCCGCGCATCACCATCGGTCAGCGCGTCTACCGCCGGGCCGATGGCAGCCGGTATGTCAGCAACACGTGGACCGCCCAGTGGTCCTACGAAGGCAAGCATCATTATGAAGCGCTCCAGACACGCCGGAAGGATGCGGCGCTGCGGAAGGCCTTTTCGATCTGTGAGCGGATTCGAACTGGTGAGGTGAAACCGAAGAAGTACACGCTCTCGATGGCAGAGATGCAGGAGAAATACATCGACCTCAAGCGGGGCGAAGGCCGGGCGCCGAAGACGGTTCAGAAGTACGAAGCCGGGCTGCTGTCGCTGGTGACGTGGTCGACCACGGTCGGCCGGCGATCGGCCACCGGATTCACCGCCAGCGATTTCTGGCGCTACAACCGGTGGCTGGCGGAAAACGGGTCCAGCGAAAAGACGCGCTACGACCGGCTCATCCTGATCAAGCAAGCGTTCAAGTGGGCGCACAAGCAAAAGCTGCTGGCTGAGAACCCGCTGGTTGGCGTCAGCCTCAGCGAACCTGCCCCGACCGAGCAGCCCTGCTTCACGCCTGACCAAGTGTCCATCTTGCTGCGGGAGGCGGACCCGCATGAGGCCGGCATCTACGCCACCATGGCCTACCTGGGCCTGCGCATCGGCGAGGTGCGTGAACTCCGCTGGTCCGACATCCTCTTCGATGCCGGTGAGCATGGCGTGGTGGTGATCCGGCGCGGTGGCTCGGCCGGCACCACGAAAAACCGCAGGGTGCGTCGCGTCCCGCTCAACCCGGCCCTTAAACCTTACCTGGCCACCGTTGATCGCAAGTTCGAACGAGTCTTTACGGCGCGCCCTTCCCCCAAGCATCCGGCCGGCGGCGGCCCGATCAGCGAACGACGGCTGTTGCTGTCCCTCAAGCGGCTGTGCAAACGGTGCGGGTTCGACCATCCGGACCAGTACAAATTGCACACGTTCCGGCACGTGTTTGCCTCGATGTGCGCTCGATCCAACGTCGCCTACAAGTACGCGCTGACGTGGCTGGGCCATTCGGATTCCAAGATTCTGGACATCTACTACACGATGTTCGACGACGTTGCCGGCGAAGCGATGCAGGCCATCGTCTATCCCATCCAACCGCCTTCGAAACCACCATCGGAAGGTCAATGA